A segment of the Triticum urartu cultivar G1812 chromosome 1, Tu2.1, whole genome shotgun sequence genome:
CTGTGAATTGAAGAGGTCCTTTGAATCTTCAATCCACCATCACTCATTGTTTTTTCCTTGCTGTTTTATTGTTTGTTATCACTTTTTTTTGCTTAAGTTAATCACTTTTTTTTGCATATTGTTTGTTGTCACATTCAATCGTGTACACCACTGCTGTTCTGGATTGGGCATACAATCAAGGAGAAAAACATTGCATGGCATTAACAAAGTGCAAACACAAAACAATCATTTAGTATTCCTTCTTTTCCCCTCCCGCAAAGGCGACTCGGGTAAAGTCTTCCATCCTTCAATCTTTGCCGGTGAGCCCGCGAATTCGCCTTCTCTCTGCCTGCCACTTCGACGGTCGATGGCAGGGAGGGTAATCACTATGCCTCAGCTACAGTTTAGTACATAGGTTAGGGTTTTAGTCATCATAGGTGCTACGCTAGGCAGATGGCAACGCTTCGTCTTTAAGTTGGTCTTTAAGGCTGCAATGTACGTCAGAATGTATTAGACAAAGCTCTCATCAAGGCGACAAGGTTAGGGTTTCTCACCATGCGTACAAGATGGTGAAATTTGGTGTGAGATTGATTCAAGGTTCAACAACAGACAACTGCGTCTCCAGGGCACTAGTCCTTAAGGGCACATGCAAGAACTCAGGCAGGTCCAACATGTGAGGAATCATAACAGAACCATGTCCTTTTCACAAACAAAAAAGGCCTTCTGTATTGGAAGACATGCTTCGGACCTCTAGGCCACACCAGGGTACAAGAGAAGAAGAAAGTATGCTCTTTAGTACAGGAGAAAGTGTAAATTTACCTAGGGCTAATTAGTACGCTGTATTCCATCATAGTGTCACTCCAATCAAAATCGACCTACTTGGTATATAAGCCAAAATCACATGAAAACGGGATATCACAAGCTGATCTTCTTTGACAGATGGTACACAGTTGTATGTAATTTTGGGCCTCTGTAATCTGGACTTCAGATACCGAATGCTGACTGCAGGGATGATGTGATGCGGGATGTGATGGCGTTTTGAGCGGCATTTTCAGCAAAAGCTCGGATGTTCTTCTTGGCATCTGTAATATAAATGCCCACGATGAAGTGTGTAAGATTTGATAGGTATATCACAACAAGCTTCAACAAAGAACACATAACTTTTGTTTCTAAAAAGGTAAATGGATAATACCACAAAAGCAGAGCTCATAAAGTAAACAAAAGCAAAGTGGAATGCAACAGGCTAAATGAAGATTGAAAGAACAAAAATAGTAATTTCATGTTATTCTGTTACTGCACATATGCAAAGTAACTATCTGGCTGTAAATCCAAGAAGCTGAACTGACAAGTTCAATGTTccaaaaaagagaaagaccaacAAATAATATCAAAGGTATGTAATGAAGTTATGCAGAACTGGAATTACAACATTTTATCAGTGAATCTTACTTCGAATAGATAATGTTGCTTATTTGCTTATCAGAATAAATAAGCAGTTTGTGAGGGCAATGCACAATACAGTACAAAACAACTTCCCCCCATCTGATAAATGTTGACAAGAATGTAAGTATGCCATACCTTTGTTGCATTTGGTGAATCCCACGATGTTCGCAAGGCTTAGAGTCAAGCAAACTCCAACAACAAGAAGGTAATCAGCTTCAAGTCTAATGAGTGAAAATATCCCAAGAATGATCCATGCAGCAGCCTGAAACATGGAGGTGCTGTTATATATTCTCTATCGTTCAAACAAAGCTACAGAAGTCTAATATAATTACTTACTACATTAATTAGTAAGACAGTAAAGTGTATCAAAGGGATTAGAGAACACTTTCATAGATTATGGTAGTGTTGGCACACAGGCTCAGTTATCTACATCTCAAGATTTTTATGCATCAGCTGCATTAGGTGAAAATTCTTCTAGAGAAATACAGCAGCCAAACTTAGTGCTGTGTACTATGGTCTAGCAGTAACACTGGGGAAAAGAACATAAAGACAGGTATAGGGAAAAAGAACACAAACACATAATATTTACATTTAATAGATGCTAGTAGTAAAGGGATTGATGAGTTAGTATGAAGATAGAATCTCATTGTGAGCATATTTTTTTAGAAGAATAGGGACTCGCCCAGTTCCATTAACCATGAAACCAAAATGTCAGGATACATCAAGTTACAAGGCCAAGGATAATAGCCATAATGCTACCTCGGCATCTAGAACAAAAGGCTGATTATCTATGTAACCGTGATCAAGGTTTGTTTATGCAATACGTATCATGATCCCACAGTCCACCCAAGATACAACTGAAACCAAATATATATTTTTATGTAAAAGCAAAAGGCACAACGCATCATCTATGCATTTAACCATTACCAAGGATGTCTATGTTGACTTATCCTAATGGATCTTAACCACTGCTCTAGCACTCTTAACTATAAACATTGTGTTTCTCCTGTTTAAAACAAGATTCTGTAGTTTGATGAAAATCAATGTAACATTGACCTTATAAATACATACCAACTGGTACATAGATATAGATATAGCTAAAGCAAAAGGAGAACCAAAACAAGTAAGAAGATGTAGTAGGAAAATGTTACTGGTAAACTATGATGGCCTTCTATCTGAGCCTAGGACTAACTGATTGGTTCATGTTATTAACTGCAAACATTATCTAATGTCAAAATATGCTTGATCTCAATAGAAGTCTTAGCTTGTAGATATGCCAAATCACTAAATATGTTGAAACTCATGCATGCACTGCATTAAACCCTCAATATAAGATAATATATCACTTACGTTCAAGTAAAGAGTCCACCAGAACAGCCACGAGTCCTTTTTGTTCATCCGAGCAAGAGACTGCAAGGAAACACTTCGGTCATCAATTCACCATCAAACAGCAGAAGAGACGTCAAACACAAAACAAGCACGAACCTCCCCGTCAAGGCACTCGAACTTCCACACACTGTTGCCATCATCGTCAATCTCATTCCACCACCGCAGCCCGACGAGTATCCTTCCGCTGACATTCTTCACCACCCAGAAGTCGAGCGCAGCGAGGAGCACAGTGATGACAAAGATGATGACGAAGCTCTTCACGAAGAGCGAGAAGAGGATGTAGAACGCCAGTGCCGACGCCTTTTGCCGAGACACACAAGAATGAATAAGCATCCAATGCAAGCAACAATCCTAAGCAGCGCATGCGGGTTCCGTGGAGGAAGAATCAGGTAGGTACCTTGAAGAGCACATGGAAGAGGCATGTTATAGGATTGGCATAGTTCTCGCTGACCACCTGCAACAACGTTCATGCCATCATTCATTCAGTCAGTCACATTGCAACAGATCTAAAACTGGCCAGAAGATATTAGACTCCCAGCCACAGGATTTAACAGTGGGCCAATTAAGCCCAAGAAACCAGCTCAATTGCATCCACCTATTATTATCCTACTACTAGACGAAACCAAATCTTGATCTAATTTAGCCTAGATCTCATGCGACCGAGTAGGTATGTATCTCTTGCGACCAATCGAGATTCAGACACAGTTCCAAGAAACCCCCTGACTGGATCCGACGCCGGACTCAAGAACCCTAATCCAAGAAAACGCTAGATCTTGGGCAAGTCCTTCCTCCTACTCGAGGTAGAGGCGAAGCGAAGAGCTCGGATCCGAACTTCCGTGCGGAGCCGAAGAAGACGACGAGGAGGTGGGGGGGAATGGGATTAGGGGGTAATCACCTGGGGCCGATCCATGGATCCTCTTGGCTCTGCCTCCGGGACGCCTCGCTCTCTCGCCTCTTTCTTCTTCCCTTGGGTGCTAAGGATGCGCCAGCTTTGGGCTTTCGTTGCTTCcttcgcgcggtcgcgccctggCTCTACCGAGGGGAGAAAGAGGAtcggggaggggaggggaggtaCAGTCAAGTAAACCGCGGGTTATTTTCCACTTATTTTCCGAACTTTTTATATTGGCACTTGGTATAGAGAAAAGGGGGTACAACTGTAATTCGTTCATCTGGTTTACTATATCGAAGAAAAATGGCAGTAATCTTTCTTTTAATCTTTTATTAGGGAAAGagcccatgcgttgcaacgggtATACATATTCTATGCTCGTGCTTTTCTGCGGAGCAAACACAAATTTTTATGAACCACAACTGGCCGATTTGCTCTCCTAGCTAGCAATTCAGCAACCAGACCCATCTTCCATCACCGATGCATCCCTCCCCACTCATCGGTTCCCTTCCATTTACTTTGGTGAGTTCCATGCCATCTCTCCTCAATCCCTCCTCCCCTGGATCACTTACACTTTTAGCCGCAACCGTATGATCAATCTTATTGTCGTCTATCTTCGCGTGCCTGTGCTTGAGGGGCACGTGATCAGCACGAAACTCTTGCTACCCACTGATCTACATGCCAATCTTCTCTTTCCTCCTCACAGGGCCGACCACTGCCACCATGGTACGCAACAGGCGGCTACACGGCCGGCCTTCCGATTCACCACCGCGAGCAATATCGGCACATAACTACGTAACAGACGGCTACACGACCGGCTTTCCATTCACCACCGCAAGCAACATCAACACACAAACAACTACCTTCTCATGAAATTCGCCTTCAAACTTCTTCAAAAACCTGACCTACCTTGGGTCAACTGGTTCTTTCAACACTACTCTCTCGACTTCACATCTAGGCCACCAAACCCCCCCTACCTCTGGAAAATCGTTAACCAACAACTATACCACCTTCGTAAAATTTCTTCCGTCCTTACTAACAATGGCACTTCCACTTTCTTCTGGCTCGACACTTGGCTCTTGCCGACTCCGCTTGCAGAAAAATACCCCCACATTTTCTCTCACTCCACTGCTCCCTCTGTCCTGGTATCTCATGTCATGCATAATGGTTTACTCGCTACTCTGCGGAACCGCCTAACCAATGTGGCTTCTGCCGAGCTTGCGTCTGTTTTGTCTTTGTTGCAGGATGTTACCACAAGCAATGCGCCCGACGACAGGTTCCTCATCCACGGCTCCTCGTCCACCTCGAGGTGCGCCTACTCTTTGCTCTCCTCCGACCATGAGCTTGACCTCAACGTTGGGCACATTTGGGGATCCAAGGCACCAATCAAGGTGAGGATCTTCGGCTGGCTCCTCTGCCGTGACAGGCTAAGCACGATGGCGAAATTACATCGCAAGACCATTACCTCGGGATCGTCTTGCCCTCGATGTGACTTGTCTTCTGAGGATGCGGCGCACCTCGCTCTACTCTGCCCATGCACGGGCCAGGTCTGGTCCATACTGGGACTCCAGGCCCCtaaccgcatcgacctcatctgGGATACTCCTACTCCGGTAGGCCTCCACATCAACATTTGGCCTACTGTCGCCCTTGCCGTCCTCTGGAAGCTCTGGGATTCCAAAAACGCTCGTGTGTTCCATAACAAGATACACTCCCCCCTAAATACTATTCGGAACATTATCTCCGATTTCACGCTTTGGTCCTTCAGATTTAAGGACCACGTTAGTAGGGAGGCTGCCGTGTCTTGGCGCATGTACCTCTCCTCTCGCTGTAATCTATAATGTATTCTGCAATTTGCCCTCGGGCACCTTTGAGTAATATATTCAGGTGGGGATCCTCTCCCCCTCGGTGATTGTTCAAAAAAACATCAACACACAAACTGCAAACTCTCACAGTGGGGCCTCCCTCTCAATTGTTCTACATATATACACTAAATATGCACTCGGAGAAGAAGCCGTAGAAAGTAAATAAAAATACGATGAAATTGCACCTGATTCTTAAGTATACGTAACTCTGCATATGAGGCGTAACTCTGCATATGAGGCGTAACTCTGCATATGAGGCATGATCCCTCTACATCTGCAAGCATAGCAAGAAGAGTAATTAAGTGCTAATTAAAGCTTCATACTGTAGCTTGAGCACAATAGTAATAAAATCCAGTATAAGCTAGCTTTGTTGGCATATATATGTGTACTTGCAGAACTATGTAATCCATATAAAAAATACAACATGCAATGGGAGGGACTTGCATTGTTATCATATGCATTGGCATTGTGCATATACATACATTGCTATATGTACGATGAAATTAAAAAATTGTGAAGAGAAACAAATAGAATACGTGTGTAATATATGTAGAAATATTACTGTTTGGGAGCTGCCTCGAGTGTTAGCCAGCGTGCAGCCGTTCCCGAACAGGTTGCACTCGCCGCCGTGCTTTGGCTCCGCAGCAGTGCATGCTCGGGCTGTCAGGCAACTGCTGGAATGCTGGTTTTCGCATCACGGCTCGATGCAGCCGCTCGCTGCGTTGCTGGCTGCCGCTGGTGTGCTGGTGCCGAGCCTCAATGCCATTGCCATCTGATGTGCGTCGCCGGCTCTCACTCGCATGCCTCCGCCTCCCGTGCGCTGTCGCGAGCATCACACGTCTGTCTGCAGGAGTCGCTGTTGCACTGCTCCTGACCGTCACCACCATGCACCAACGGCAACCGCGTTCCCGAACAGCCCACGCGCCTTGGCCTACCTGGCCGCGAGCATCGCGTTCTTGGCACCACTGCGATGGGCCAAGGCCGCGTCACATGCACCATCGTGCCGCCGTGCCACCACGAGCCATTCTGCCGCCCAAGTATCCAGGCCACGCCGGCCAGCAAGAACTTGGGCGGGAAACCATGGCCGTCGGGGGTAACGCGCGAGGCCCCGCGTGGCGGAGCGCCCGGGGTGCGACGGCTTGGTGAGCCCCAGCCATCTGGCCACCATGGAGACGGAGTTGATCCCGTCGCAGCCGACCAGCACCTTTGCCCGGAGAGTCGAGCCGTCGGTGAGGTGGAGCATCTTGGCGCCGTCGTCGATGGACACGATCCTGGAGGAGTAGCGGATGGTGTCCGTCGGCAACTCCGCCGCCAGGACCTACAACAGCACATCACGCCTGACGCAGCGGAACTCGTCCCTGAAGTCCACTTCCTTCGCTATCTCACCCGTGGACGCCGACATGACGTGCAGCCCTTGGATGTGCAGGTAGAGCTTTCTGATCTGGTCGCCGATGCCGAGGGCATCGAGCGCGCGGAAGGCGTTGGGCCAGGTGGCGAAGGCGAACCCCGAGGCCCGGAGCGCCGGGGACGACTCCAGCACCACGCTCCTCACCCCTTTCATGTGCAGCCCGAGCGCGGCGGCGAGCCCGGCTCCCACGATCACGATGTCCTCGCTGGACTCCTCTTGCAGTTGCATGCTTGCCGCCGCTGCTGATAGCAATGAGGTCGAGGCCACGTAATCGGTGGACTTTCGGAAGAGAGCGCCTGTTGACACGAATCAACCAACCAATCTAGCTAAAGCTaattagtaccacctcgtttATATTATGATTTTGTCTATACGAATCGTAAAAACGTATTATGACTGGGcgaaagcgtattgtgacggtgaacccacggagtcaatccgtactttattattagggatagattTTAAAGAAGAGAAGAAAACAGGGATAGACCCCTAATGCCTTGAAACTTCATTAGTTTAGCGAAAACTCTTAGAGCATCTTTAACAGACCCTGTATAAATGGTCAAACCCGTAAAATAACCGTTTTTTGCAGTTTCAGTTGAAAAAATGGACCTAAATAGATCTTTTAAAATCACCTGACCCTTTTTTTACAGGGCCCTGTGAACACATGCTCGAGACCCGTGTATCTTCAGTTTCGGAGGCAATTTTACCAGGGCCCCAAATACCAGTCAACGCTAGCAGTTGGAGAATTTCAGCTCCCGCCAACACCTTGAAGCTCGCCGCCTGCAGTGactgcaccgccgccgccgcccagccgCCGCCCATCGATGCGAGAAGCTGGCCAGCTAGCTGCGGCCGCGCTAGCTAAATCGATGCGAGCAAGCTAGCTAGCTGAGTCCGGTCGTGCGCGCTCAGCCACCGCCCGCGCCCCCTGGCCTCTGCCCGCGTGTCGTGGCCGTCCCGCGTCTCGCTCGTCCGTCCGTCTGCCGGCCTCCGCTCTGGCCGTGTCTTCCTCGTCCGCACGTCGATCGGTGGTCGATTTCAAATTGACGTGAGGAAGACGTATATTCAGATAATGTTTTTTTTACAGGTTAATTATACAAGGTCTATGTGATCACCGTCCGTACCAGTCCATAAAAGTGATTTTCCGTGAACTGTAAAAACGATATAAAAGATCTGTTAGAAATGCTCTTAGATTCAACCGGCTGATCCAATGAAAAAAATCAGTCGGCCGCACGACCGTTCAATTAGAGTTAATAGACGCCACATGTTATTGGCCCTATCTTGAGTATCACCAACGGTTCCTATAAAAAAAGAGCGAATTCTGGTTTTTACTCCCTAACAATTTTGATACTAATTACCTCATTTAACGAGATTTCATCCATTTTATCTTATTTAGTAAAAATGTTGCCATAATTTACCTTATTTAAAATATTGTATGCGTTCTGACCGACAGGTTATAATTGTCAGGTCCAGCTGGTATGCGGCATGGACGTTTTTTCCTGCCTATTTCCCCCCTACTGAACTCGTTTCCAGTTTGAAGTATTCTGATAAGATGATAATACTTGATCAACATGACATGTTACCATTGAATTAATTATAGGAGAAATTATTACTAATATAATCTAAAATCATGTAAGTTTTTTAGTATtatcatatactccctccatccggtaAAGAGTATGCGTTTGGGTTTAAAATTTGTCCATAAAATAGTGTACATCTATCTTTCCAATACATTTTAAAGTAGAAAAAAATGTTTTTCTCTCGTCACACAGTAATCAAGACCAATAATATTCTACATATGGTCTCCTTAATTTTTACATGCACTTAACTTATTGGCGGTTGAGTAATTAAAGACAAAAGATATGGTAGCTTGCACATTTCCAATGCATTTTTTACTCTACTCCATAATTTGTCCAAAAAAATTTATATGTACACTTTTCACCGGACGAAGGGAGCATGGCCTTAAGTATGCTTGCTTGTGTGCATCAGATTAAAGTGGTGTAAATATACTACTTTACTAACTCTGATGCACCCACATATCTGAATATCTAGGTAGGAATTATGTTAACTGGTACAGAGTTAATACATGTACAGCCTGcctttagagcaactccaatggggcgacccatttcATCTGCctgcgtccgtttgggtcggcgcggacaAAAGTGGAGGTCTAACGCGTTGATCCAAACACAAACCGCGTCCATCTGGCGTCCGCGCCAATCCATTTCTGGCCTAAAATTGCGTCTGGAATGCGTTGGCGTGGACGCGAAGTGGATGCGCCGTGCGTCTCCTCGGCGTCCATCGCGTCCCCACCTGTAGGCCACCCAACCGCCGCCCGTTGTCTTATTTATGACGACCACCGACAGCGGGGCCACTAGTCAGCCAGTGGAAGCGTCCTTTTTTAAGCACGCGTGCGGCTGGGGCCGGCCTCATCCACTTCTCCCGTCCACATCTAGCCCCCCACCACTCCCTTTGCTTCCTCGCCGGCGACAACAAACCCTAGCGCGCCATGGGCCTCTTCGGCAGCAGCAAGGGCAAGGGCACCCCCGGCGCCTCGTCCTCCCGTACTCCCCCTTCCCTCCTCCTCCTGCGCCGGCGCGTTTCGGCGGCAacaagggcaagggcaagggcaagggcaCCCCCGGTGGCACTGGGAGTACAGGCAGCCGCGGCCGTACCCCGATGTCACGCTGCCGCACCATTGGCTGGATCCGCGGCGGATCCCGGTGTCGACGGTTCCGCGGAGCCAGCGGGCGCACGACGAGGACGTGCGCAGGTGCCGCGCGCAGCTCACACCGGAGCAGCGTCGGCTGCATGAGTACGTCGCCGACTCTCCCAACTAGGAGGCTTGGTTCACCCTCGAACACGAGGAGCAATGGCGTTCAGGTGTCGACGTCGTCCCGCCGCCGTTCCCACCGCCGCCCCCACAGGTAGAGCCGGAGGAcatggaggcggaggcggagtaCCAAGCCGCCCTCGAGGAGGCCCTACAGCACACACTGGAGGCTAGCCGCCTCGAGGAGGACGCGCACTGGGATGGGCTGGAGCAAGCCCTTGCCCTATCGGCGGTGGGGGACTCCATCCACACCCCGCTGTTcgtgccgccaccgccaccgtcgCCGCCCGTCCAGCCCAAGCCAAAGCCGACGCGGAAGCGCTCCCTGACTCCACCCACTTGGCCGGAGGAGGCCTACTCGTGGACGGGCCAGTACCGCGAGTGGGTGAGCGCGCCTCCCGTCCACTTCACCGTGACGTTGGCGCAGGAGGCGGCCCACCTCGAGCGCTGGAAGGCGCACTGGCTCCGCTAGGAGCATGCCAACGGCAAGGAGCAGATGCGCTATGAGGCCATGCTCCAACGCGACGCGGAGGCGCTCCGGctcaaggaggaggaggaggagcgcgcgcgGCTAGCCGCAATGCCGCCGCCCTAGTAGACGCCGGAGGAGGCTACCCTGGCAGCGTGCCAGGTGGTGTTCGGGTGGGTTGGCCCTGCTCCCGTCTTCATCGACCTCACCGGCGATGGCGACGGCGGCATTAATGCCAAGGGCAAGGGCAAGGCCGACGACATCTAGGGCAGCATGCGAGGCGGCAGCAGGCGGGCGCAGActtttttttatgttttagttaatGTTTAATTAGCTTTAAGTGGACTTTGGCCGgcgttgaaggaaatatgccctagtggcaataataaagttattatttatttccttatatcatgataaatgtttatttttcatgttataattgtattaatcagaaacttagtacatgtgtgaatacatagacaaacagagtgtccctagtatgcctctacttgactagctcgttaatcaaagatggttaagtttcctagccatggacatgtgttgacatttgattaacaggatcacatcattagagaatgatgtgatggactagacccatccgttagcttagcactatgatcgtttagtttactgttgttgctttctccataacctatacatgttcctatgactatgagattatgcaactcccaaataccggaggaccacttagtgtgctatcaaacgtcacaacgtaactgggtgactataaagatgctctacaggtgtctccgatggtgtttgttgagttggcataaatcgagattaggatttgtcactccgattgtcggagaggtatctctgggcccactcggtaatgcacatcactataagccttgcaagcattgcaactagtgagttagttgcaggatgatgtattacggaacgagtaaagagacttgccggtaacgagattgaactaggtattgagataccgacgatc
Coding sequences within it:
- the LOC125550997 gene encoding Golgi apparatus membrane protein-like protein ECHIDNA: MDRPQVVSENYANPITCLFHVLFKASALAFYILFSLFVKSFVIIFVITVLLAALDFWVVKNVSGRILVGLRWWNEIDDDGNSVWKFECLDGESLARMNKKDSWLFWWTLYLNAAAWIILGIFSLIRLEADYLLVVGVCLTLSLANIVGFTKCNKDAKKNIRAFAENAAQNAITSRITSSLQSAFGI